From the genome of Lawsonella clevelandensis, one region includes:
- a CDS encoding DUF445 domain-containing protein has protein sequence MTAPANISPVKKEPLPLPDIEPEQARIKRAELRKMRIIATSMLIVAAIIFITCHILQRYYDWVWLGFLRAAAEAGMVGGLADWFAVTALFRHPLKIPIPHTAIIREQKDKLGTSMATFVADNFLNPELVGEKIESAQLPKRVGQWLQEPENAAKVSGELGTAVKGIMDVVDDKEMLELIDRTIDHQIGDRVLAPELGEYVQKLLDSEKEEPAIQFLSEKAFQWAVNAGPTVDRIVNRDSPAWAPQILQDLVGARIHRELVDWTSKVSRQPNHEARLAAKRWLYEMANDLQNDPKTIEKVEEIKQNILAKEATSSMTEKTWENAKEFLLHTSADPNSLLRRKAHQMVMTMGHSMATSEKVQEVITERVVAAAKHVASNYAPEITGIISDTVERWDAAEASDKIEVLVGKDLQFIRMNGTIVGALAGLLIYTIAFFVLGV, from the coding sequence GTGACTGCTCCAGCAAATATCAGCCCCGTGAAGAAAGAGCCCCTCCCGCTCCCCGACATTGAACCCGAACAGGCGCGCATTAAACGTGCCGAACTGCGGAAGATGCGTATCATTGCCACCTCCATGCTGATCGTGGCGGCCATTATCTTCATTACTTGCCATATTCTGCAGCGTTACTACGACTGGGTGTGGTTGGGCTTCTTGCGGGCAGCCGCCGAAGCCGGCATGGTTGGTGGCCTGGCTGACTGGTTCGCGGTGACAGCCCTCTTCCGCCACCCGCTAAAAATCCCCATCCCCCACACCGCCATCATTCGTGAGCAGAAGGACAAACTGGGGACCAGCATGGCCACCTTCGTAGCGGACAACTTCTTGAACCCCGAGCTGGTGGGGGAAAAGATCGAATCCGCCCAGCTGCCGAAACGCGTGGGACAGTGGCTGCAGGAACCGGAGAATGCGGCCAAGGTTTCTGGGGAGCTCGGCACGGCCGTCAAAGGCATTATGGATGTTGTTGACGACAAGGAAATGTTGGAGCTCATTGATCGCACCATCGACCACCAGATTGGTGACCGGGTGCTTGCGCCAGAACTGGGCGAGTACGTGCAAAAGCTGCTGGATTCTGAGAAGGAAGAGCCGGCTATCCAGTTCCTCTCTGAGAAAGCGTTCCAGTGGGCAGTGAATGCGGGGCCGACAGTCGACCGCATTGTGAACCGCGATAGCCCCGCCTGGGCGCCGCAGATCCTGCAGGATCTGGTGGGGGCTCGTATTCACCGCGAGCTGGTGGATTGGACGTCCAAGGTGTCGCGGCAGCCGAATCATGAGGCGCGTCTCGCTGCGAAGCGGTGGCTGTACGAGATGGCGAATGATCTGCAGAATGATCCCAAGACCATAGAGAAGGTGGAGGAGATCAAACAGAACATTCTGGCTAAGGAAGCGACCTCGTCGATGACGGAGAAGACGTGGGAGAACGCTAAGGAGTTTCTGCTCCACACCAGTGCTGACCCGAATAGTCTGCTGCGCCGCAAGGCCCACCAGATGGTTATGACGATGGGCCACTCTATGGCGACTAGTGAGAAGGTACAGGAGGTCATTACTGAGCGGGTGGTGGCAGCAGCAAAGCATGTGGCCTCGAACTACGCCCCGGAGATCACCGGCATTATTTCTGACACGGTGGAACGCTGGGATGCAGCGGAGGCCTCCGATAAAATCGAGGTGTTGGTTGGTAAAGACCTGCAGTTCATCCGGATGAACGGCACGATTGTGGGCGCTTTGGCCGGCCTACTAATTTACACCATCGCTTTCTTTGTTTTGGGAGTGTAA
- the purU gene encoding formyltetrahydrofolate deformylase: MIVNDQKPAVSGNEHRYVLTLDCPDRVGIVAEISKFLADMGGWILEAAYHADPISGWFHTRQAVLASSVDMSFEELQERWRDMATHLGPDANAQVTDTARLKRGVILVSKQGHCLHDLMGRIHHGDYPMDVACIVSNHPDMQPVADYYGIPYHYVPFAPGEQGKREAFDKIATIVDAEEPDVIVLARFMQILPPDLCERWDGRCINIHHSFLPSFMGARPYAQAYKRGVKLVGATCHFVTSDLDNGPIIEQDVQRVSHADTEKDMVRKGRDIEQLVLARGLRWFLEDRVQVHNHRTVIFGS; the protein is encoded by the coding sequence ATGATTGTGAACGACCAGAAGCCTGCCGTCTCCGGCAACGAACACCGCTATGTTCTCACCCTAGACTGCCCCGACCGCGTCGGCATCGTCGCCGAAATCTCCAAGTTCCTGGCAGATATGGGTGGATGGATTCTGGAAGCCGCCTACCACGCTGACCCCATCTCCGGCTGGTTCCACACCCGCCAAGCTGTCCTCGCCAGCTCCGTCGACATGAGCTTCGAGGAACTCCAGGAACGCTGGCGTGACATGGCTACCCACCTCGGCCCCGACGCCAACGCACAGGTTACCGACACCGCTCGCCTGAAGCGCGGTGTCATCCTCGTCTCCAAGCAGGGCCACTGTCTACATGACCTCATGGGCCGCATTCACCACGGCGACTACCCCATGGATGTTGCCTGCATCGTCTCCAACCACCCCGACATGCAGCCCGTTGCCGACTACTATGGGATCCCCTACCACTACGTTCCCTTCGCCCCCGGTGAACAGGGCAAGCGCGAAGCCTTCGACAAGATCGCCACAATTGTCGATGCGGAAGAACCGGACGTTATTGTGCTCGCCCGCTTCATGCAGATTCTCCCCCCTGACCTGTGTGAGCGGTGGGACGGCCGCTGCATCAATATCCACCACAGCTTCCTACCGTCCTTTATGGGTGCTCGCCCCTACGCCCAGGCCTACAAGCGTGGTGTGAAACTCGTAGGTGCCACTTGCCACTTCGTCACCAGTGACCTCGATAATGGGCCCATCATCGAACAGGATGTGCAGCGTGTCAGCCACGCCGACACAGAAAAGGATATGGTGCGGAAAGGCCGCGATATTGAGCAGCTCGTGCTTGCCCGCGGACTGCGCTGGTTCCTGGAAGACCGGGTGCAGGTCCACAACCACCGCACCGTCATCTTCGGGTCCTAG
- a CDS encoding DUF2516 family protein, with amino-acid sequence MPTFTHYVLSVPVEMLAVAVLALIGGVYAIRSVVHAARMRSDAFELTGRVSKTGWVAMLVVSAMVMFWNVFSLGYSMVTLVIIGWVIVGVYWGSKRTEMDDLLGFSQDGYGENWAR; translated from the coding sequence ATGCCGACGTTTACCCACTACGTCTTGTCTGTTCCTGTGGAAATGTTGGCGGTAGCGGTGTTGGCGCTTATCGGCGGCGTCTACGCTATCCGCTCGGTGGTACATGCGGCACGAATGCGGTCGGATGCCTTTGAGCTGACGGGCCGAGTGTCTAAGACTGGGTGGGTGGCCATGCTGGTGGTGTCCGCGATGGTGATGTTCTGGAACGTCTTTTCGCTGGGCTACAGCATGGTGACACTGGTGATTATCGGCTGGGTGATCGTTGGCGTGTATTGGGGGTCGAAGCGTACCGAGATGGATGATCTGCTGGGCTTTTCCCAGGACGGCTACGGCGAGAACTGGGCCCGCTAG